The Nerophis ophidion isolate RoL-2023_Sa linkage group LG07, RoL_Noph_v1.0, whole genome shotgun sequence genome contains a region encoding:
- the nr5a5 gene encoding nuclear receptor subfamily 5, group A, member 5 — protein MDIPDHSQEQRQVDDYLGDMFALERAATSQEHSGEPQDTRPQSNEGCPVCGDKVSGYHYGVLTCESCKGFFKRSVQNKKHYTCADGQNCPVDVSQRKRCPSCRFQKCLVVGMKREAVRADRMRGGRNKFGPLYRQMKGHKVQAPTNAAPYTIKMEATQRLLPDVASDCPLMFTHASTPLSPGAYHQPHMMYHGTGVSGAHSPLDCTMGLDRVVPPLSLPYAGTYLQEERPTIYSPATSHYPPHRPSNNSTLRSAPSTSWAGVPLMPPPDPARPTSTAFQASGFLSQLLEGEGDESQLCAKVVASLQREQANRGKHDCLNTFSIMCKMADQTLFSLVEWARNSALFKELKVEDQMVLLQSCWSELLVLDHLCRQVTYGKEECIYLVTGQQIELSTIISQAGATLSSLVTRTQDLVTKLKVLHFDRHEFVCLKYLVLFNPDVKSVQSLRQVEHIQEQVNRALMEHTQRTHPGHSDKFGQLLLRLPEVRSISLQVEEYLYQRHLLGDLPCNSLLTEMLHTKHS, from the exons ATGGACATCCCTGATCATTCCCAGGAGCAGCGGCAGGTCGACGACTACCTTGGGGACATGTTTGCTTTAGAAAGAGCGGCGACGT CCCAAGAGCACAGCGGGGAGCCACAAGACACAAGGCCCCAGTCCAATGAGGGCTGTCCGGTTTGTGGGGACAAAGTTTCGGGGTACCACTACGGCGTGCTCACCTGCGAGAGCTGCAAG GGCTTCTTTAAGCGCTCGGTACAGAACAAGAAACACTACACCTGCGCCGATGGCCAGAATTGCCCCGTGGACGTCTCTCAGAGGAAGCGCTGTCCTTCCTGTCGTTTCCAGAAGTGTCTGGTGGTGGGCATGAAGAGAGAAG CGGTGAGAGCGGACCGGATGAGAGGCGGCCGGAACAAATTTGGACCGCTCTACAGGCAGATGAAAGGACATAAAGTGCAAGCTCCAACGAATGCTGCCCCCTATACGATCAAAATGGAAGCGACGCAGAGGTTATTGCCTGATGTAGCGAGTGACTGTCCACTCATGTTCACCCACGCGAGCACTCCACTGTCCCCAGGTGCTTACCACCAGCCTCACATGATGTATCATGGAACGGGGGTGTCTGGTGCACATTCCCCTTTAGACTGTACTATGGGTTTGGACAGGGTGGTCCCGCCTCTGTCGCTTCCCTACGCAGGGACGTACCTCCAGGAGGAAAGACCTACCATTTACAGCCCGGCTACTTCCCACTACCCGCCGCACAGACCCTCCAATAACTCCACGTTAAGAAGCGCCCCGTCGACGTCTTGGGCCGGCGTCCCCCTCATGCCGCCTCCGGACCCGGCCAGGCCCACCTCCACCGCCTTCCAGGCGTCCGGCTTTCTCAGTCAACTCTTGGAAGGAGAGGGGGACGAGAGTCAGCTGTGTGCCAAAGTGGTGGCCAGTTTGCAGCGGGAGCAGGCGAACCGAGGCAAGCACGACTGCCTGAACACGTTCAGCATCATGTGCAAGATGGCCGACCAGACATTGTTCAGCCTGGTGGAGTGGGCCAGGAACAGTGCACTCTTCAAGGAGCTCAAG GTGGAGGACCAGATGGTTCTGCTGCAGAGTTGCTGGAGTGAGCTGCTGGTGCTGGACCACCTGTGCAGACAGGTGACCTACGGGAAAGAAGAATGCATTTATCTTGTCACGGGACAACAG ATCGAGTTGTCCACCATCATCTCCCAGGCTGGAGCAACGCTGAGTAGTTTGGTGACTAGAACTCAAGACCTGGTCACCAAACTGAAGGTCCTCCATTTTGACAGACATGAATTTGTCTGCTTGAAGTACTTGGTGCTGTTTAACCCTG ACGTGAAGTCCGTGCAGAGCCTGCGGCAGGTGGAGCACATCCAGGAGCAAGTGAACAGGGCTCTGATGGAACACACCCAGCGGACACACCCGGGACATTCGGACAAATTCGGCCAGCTGCTGCTGCGGCTGCCGGAGGTGCGCAGCATCAGCCTGCAGGTGGAGGAATACCTGTACCAGCGCCACCTGCTGGGCGATTTACCTTGCAACTCTCTGCTGACTGAGATGCTGCACACCAAACACAGCTGA